Part of the Woronichinia naegeliana WA131 genome, TAGATCAACATGGAAGTCCAGGGTTTGTTGTTACTACCATTGGCCCTGTAAATACCTTAAACGGCATTCGGGACTCTACTCAAATTGGCCGTAATAAATTATTTGCAGAACTCCTTAAAGACCGTTGGCATAATGATAAGAATGAGGAAAATAACATCAGTATTCAAGACTTCACTATTTCTTTTCCAGAATCAAAACCATTAAAGGATAAAGATGGCAATGTAGTCAAGGATAAAGATGGCAATCTGGTCAAAATACCTTACAATCCTCCTTTATCATGGCGACTAACCGAAAGTCAAAAAATGAACCTAGTAGAAGCTTGGCAGCAAGATACGGACATACGGGAAACTGTAGAAAAAATGAAAACATTCTGGACTCCTGAAGCAAAAGCTAAAATTTAAGTTATTCAAAGGCGATCGCATTCTCAAATTTACGTGGTGCGATCGCTTTTTGTGAGGATGAGATTGATGAGGCGATCGCTCTTTTTTTCTCATAGGGCGATCGCGTTTTATGTCCTGAACTAACTTGCAAAGGGCTAGTTTAATGCGCTCTAGTTGGGGGGGATTCCCTGCTATCACTCTTTGAGTTTTTACGCGATCGCAACCCTTTTGCTAAAAAGTTACGGAAAATTGCGTTAAAATTGAGTGCTAATATCTAACTTGTGAGTAGTCTCTATGGTAAATTTCTCCAAGCGATCAATCACCTCTCTCGAACTGCTCATTTCTGAAATAGAAGCCACACCTAGAGAGTATTGGACAGAACTACTAGAAACCTTGCGCCAATTTCGGCAGACAATTCCGTTAACAAACTCACCCGTTATTAACGCAGAACAAGCTCAAAAAAATCAAGCCGCGATTGATCTTTTAGACTCCTGGTTGAGTGAAGATGAAGATGCTTCAGAACATCAACAAACTTGGGACTATTTAAAAAAGGTTATGGATGAAGACCGTTTATCAGATCGTCCTCTATTCCCATGAACCGCTTAATTTTATTAGATTCGGGGCCGTTAGGCATGGTGACAAATCCCAAGGCAAAAGGACTTCCGCTTGCTTGTCAACAGTGGCTAAAAAGGCTTCTAAAACGAGGTGAACGATTTGCAATTCCTGAAATTGCAGATTATGAGGTACGTCGAGAATTGCTCCGTGCCAATTTATTGAAAAGTGTTCATCGTCTCGATCATTTAACCCAAACGCTTGAATATATTCCTATTCAAACAGAT contains:
- a CDS encoding nuclease; this translates as MNRLILLDSGPLGMVTNPKAKGLPLACQQWLKRLLKRGERFAIPEIADYEVRRELLRANLLKSVHRLDHLTQTLEYIPIQTDTMLLAASLWAEVRKMGQPTADPKALDGDVILAAQAQILANKMTPVIIATTNVGHLSRFATALNWQDID